From a region of the Zingiber officinale cultivar Zhangliang chromosome 4B, Zo_v1.1, whole genome shotgun sequence genome:
- the LOC121978460 gene encoding classical arabinogalactan protein 6-like — translation MYRAVALVVLLLAAVGSGMAEAPSQAPKASAPAAVATPSKAPAAAKTLSPANSPAASAPGESPASSPSAVADSPDISPSADSPAEDADAPAATPEGDSPASAPGPAGEASDEEHSWASPAAAASFAGVAAAFVAAVAF, via the coding sequence ATGTATCGCGCCGTCGCTCTCGTCGTCCTGCTTCTGGCAGCCGTCGGCTCTGGCATGGCCGAGGCTCCCTCGCAGGCGCCGAAGGCCTCGGCCCCGGCTGCAGTTGCGACCCCTTCCAAGGCTCCGGCTGCTGCGAAGACTCTCTCCCCGGCGAATTCACCAGCTGCTTCCGCGCCAGGCGAGTCACCCGCTTCTTCCCCGTCAGCGGTGGCCGATTCGCCTGACATTTCCCCCTCCGCAGACTCGCCGGCGGAGGATGCGGACGCACCAGCTGCTACCCCGGAGGGTGACTCACCGGCGTCCGCACCAGGCCCGGCAGGAGAAGCGAGCGACGAGGAGCACAGCTGGGCGAGCCCTGCTGCCGCAGCGTCCTTCGCCGGAGTTGCGGCCGCATTCGTGGCGGCGGTTGCTTTTTAA